ATTCACAAATTATAGTTACACTAATGGAACTGCACTTAGCTCCAACGAGAGTTGCAGTGGAGTTAGATCACTATATAGATGCCTCTAGTAAGAATGAAATTCTGGAATTCTTGGTAATCATATCCAGAGCTATGACCACAAGAGGAACGAAGGCTAAAGAACGAAATCATAAGATTACTACCATCAGCCTCCCCCCAAATAAACCAAATTCAAATGTAAGTTTATGAAGGCAAATTTTGAGAGGACAAAATTCATAAAGAATCTTGAGATTGTTCTTTTATATGCATAGTGATGCAGGTCAAATAGAACAATAATACCCAGAATCTGGGTCATCATTGAACTATTTCTACACAATTCCAGAACTCAGTGGATTATGTAACCAATTCACTTTTACATTGGCCTGTTATGAAAGCAAACACACATATATGGATGAATAAACCATGGAAGCTCTCACCAGGTGGGTTTACTATCTCTCCTATTCTATCAGATGCTGGTTCAAGTAAGGATTCAATGCCACTGGAGCAAAATTTTTCAGCTCAGGGTCCTCCTAGAAGAATCTTGGGATTTCTAAATTATTGAACTTCTACCATTGACTTTTACATTCTCTTTTTCacagaaagaagagaaaaaaaattagaaatcaAACTCACAGTGTAGATATCCCTTTCTGTTGCTGAAGCAAAACATGTTTTCACCAAGTCTGCAGCTTCTGATTCTGAAAGTGGTGTAACAGCATCCTGCATATATCAAGCAGCATTAGTTTTGGAAATTTATTACTAGGCATGAGTCTGATGTAACAAGTATGGAGGTGCAGACCTTAGCAGGTAATAGCAGTGGACTTGGAGATTTCAGTTGATTGTCCAAAAAGGGCATAATGAGTGTGGAACCGGAACCTTGGGAACTATATCCAACCCTTTCATAAGATCCAACAGCATCATATGTAAAGACGCAACCCTTACCTTTTCAAAAAGACCAACATAATGatggaaaaattaaaaaagaaggaaaaaaaaagaaacttggAACAAATTCACATCTCATGCAAACTTTTGAAGTCTTACCTTCACTGTCAAGACCACCTAGAACGTTGAAAGAATAATAAGGGAAGAAACGCTTGTAATAGAGGGTATTTGAGAGCAGCTGGGCCATAGCAGGGCAGCTCATCTGTTTGTTATGCTGATGTTGATATACCTACATTTTCAGACCAACATAATAAAAAGTCCTGAATTACATAACCTTGCATTCACTTGCAATTCATTTCCCTTTAAAAGATCAAGCAGCACAAGAAAAATAGGACAGGAAGCTCAAAAGAGCTCACAGAGTAAATACTGTCCTCTGCATTTCCCCATGTTTGTCTCATTCAGTTGAAACGAGAAGCATCTTACTGTTTGAGAAGAGGGAAAATTTTGATACTCATGGTACCAACCACAATAGATCACAAGGGGGAAATATTCCCAGAGTCCCAAAAAGAGaactcttttgtttttctttttattctgaGGTAAAACTTCCATGCATATCTCTGGGTCCAAAGCAAGCTGTTTGAATAGACTTTTAAGAACTCACCAAGTGCCTAGCTTCCAGAACCTTTTGTAAAGCCCTCACATCAGCCTGAAAACCTGAGGAAGCCATCACAGATTTGTCCGCTCTACAAGATcatcaaagaaaataaaaaaaaaaaaaagaaaataactgAGCCTTGTGGCCAAACAAAACTTAAACAGCCTATAAAGATTGAAGCTTGATAACATATCACAAACAAACAGAGACTTGCGTAGAAACTAAGAAACAGCAGAAGTTGTAATATATGAAAAGGGGACTTTTCCCATGCTATTGGGAGGAATGACTTAAGATTGTAGCCATGTAAACAAATGTTGGCCTGACATCTGCACAGATCAAATTACAGAGAGGATTAATTAGACTAAAATAAAGCTAAAGATAGTACACCTTTTCTACTTCTGCTATTCACAGCATTCTTGTTCAACATCAATCAACCCCAATTATTTGCACTAGGCACATTTGTCATGTAGCAAACACTAgccattttcaaatttcaagtcGTACAATAAATCACTCTAAAACCAACTGACTCTTTCTCAAATGAACTTGCTTACGTGGGTCATAACCCATGTTTTAAATTGCGGCTTGTGTTTGTGACATCTAGTGTTGTATGTGAACTACAAgaatttttttcccctcccAGTGAAGCTACAGGTTTTCCTTCTCTAAAATGCAGAAGCAAGATTTACACAATTCAAAACTtgaagcaaatttttttttcccccctcaATAAGCAAAGATGACAACTTGATTGAAATTGGACAATAGCTTAGTTGTTAAAAGTCCCGTTAAACAGGGTTTGGATTCTTTCCCTCATTGCACCCCTTCCCTGCTTCTTCCCTCTCCCCCCTCTCCCcaccccaccaaaaaaaaaaattaaaaaaatataacaaaaaatataataacaaaaaagaaatcaacTTGATTGCAGATTAAGAATGGTAAGATTGATAACGCCAACTTTCATCACAAACATCGTTCTGGAAATATAAGAACTGAGCATTTAAATCAAGTGAAAAGCATACATAAAAAGAATAAATCAACTAAAAAGGATTACAGCTGAATGATTTTGGAATAATCGCGAGTAAGAATATTGTAGCCAGTAGACATTCGAGTATCGGCCGCAATCACACAGTAATCTGCACCTGCAATCGCCACACAAGTCCTGCACATATTCCAAATTCATCATCAGATAATCACAATTACTCTTGTAAATTCGACAAATTTGGGAAGATTGTCAGATTGGGTGGACTGGAGAAGTAGTACCCTCCATTGTTGTCATACGGAGACCAGTTTGCTTGCTGAATCGGCATCGTCGAATCCAagatatgaaaagaaaaaagctgGGATTTTCAGAGAAATCTATGAACGATTGAATCGCTTAATCCAAGTTGTTCCTCCCTCTTTCTGCTGTTTTGCTGCTTCTGTTTATATAATCTATTatggattttcttttcttttcttttctttttcctcaagACAAAGATGTAAAGAAAATTCgaattggaaaaaatgaaacgAGGTCGTTTCGGTCTTTTGACACAACCCGTGGGGCAGAACAGGATTGATGTAATTTTCGATCGTCTCCCCTCTAGTTCTTTAAATTACGTTGACCTCCACTCAAGTTTCATGTTCTACAAGTGTCTTTAGGAATGGCAATTGGgaccaatgtttttaaactcggaccggtcaGTGAACCGGAGaggtggccggttcgcggttcgaccggtccgaccggtccaATCGGCCGGTTCAAAGGTtcactgtttttttttattattttttttattttagtgttaagtactaagcaggtttcattctacacttgaactttaccaacataacttaatttaagttatgataataataaattttctaaaagttatacacaaaacatggaatgataaatataattaaaatatcataattcaccacaagttttcataaattcattataaacataaatagatacaatccaaatgtgcaccaattatcacaaataaaaacacaaaaaataaataaattaaatattgaaattcttttacaacccttaaaaaaattcataaaagagttcaagttaagacaaattatttgaatagcaaacttttatcagtggcatgataagcaaccacaccaccttcacaatttcatcaacttaagctgaaaaagttaaaattttattataaaaatataaatctaatttctcaaactaaaaaaaactaaaaatttttgaaaaacaaatatacagttaaacacataaaaaattaattgctactaaacattactaattaacatgttatattaaattcaatgatcctataccattaattattttaaattcaattatcaatagcttcgattatgtgccaactaccatatttttgaccaacccaatgttattatttgtaattcctacccaattcctacacggatgtgcactacttttgcaaaaatttcatccttaattaatcgaataaaaataaaacaaaaatgagggaaacatatgaaaattgaggggaaaaagaagaaaatgcaaaaaatcaactaaagataataatatagaaaaaaaccttgaaaagaaaaaaattaaacttactaaaatgttagaaaacaagaaaagttgaaattttcaacttgtttacaatctgctaaagataataacttgataataatggtgaagacttgagaaaatcttgttgtggatatttgggttaaaaatggttaagaagaaaaaattgaaaaaaaaattaagagaagaacttgatgttttaatatattttttagtcaagtagaattctcaacaaacttaAGTACAGTCTAGCGGTAAGATTGTCATATTTAAACTTGGAGACCCAGGTTCGAATCTTAGCTACACCATTCTtgatattttgttgaagaatttaaaaaatcGCCGGTTCACGGTTCTTAACGGTTCGTCCGATTCGTCCGGGTTTCAACGGTTCTCCATGAACTTCCGGCTTTAACATTATACCGGACCGGTGACATGGTCGGTTCGCGGTCCAACCGGTCGAagcggccggtccggtccgattcTGAAAACATTGATTGGGACAGGTATCTACAGGGGGCTAATGAGGTGGGGGTGGGGGCGGCGCAGGGGGAATTTTTGCATCCCTTTAGAAATGGGGCGGGGGGACGGGGGACACCCCACCCCCCACTCATTAAAAAATGTtaataaatatacaaatatatataatatttaaattaattagttacaaccttataataatgatattattagttatatatattatttattgtatattagtacatgtaatataattgatactatcaattatactaataattatatatgtctactaatagaaattattaattaattataataaatttactaatatatttatactaaatttctaattacacttggcacaataacacttttttctcaaaaaatacaATAAGGATTTAGTaattgtatttgtatcaaaagtgaaaacttaattactttagttgtatttgttTTGTCATgttagattgtattcaaataacttttgtttgattgtttttatgagtttcaattgtaaaattataatGAATAATAACTTTGTGATATATTGatattttattacttgattatttgctaaaatttgactataataaaattatataacaaattttgaTTATCCCCGAGAAGAAGCAAGGCGGGGTGTCCTACCCCCATCTTGCCCCGTTACCATTCCTAGTGTTTTTGCCAGTAATACTCGTATAATTGTCTTGTTTGGaaaaagtttttgggtttttgTGAGATTATTCTTTTTAACATTTTCCACCACtatttatttcacatatatgaCATCTCAAAAAagttttttattaatttttctacaaaaactctTCAAAAAATCCAATCCAAACGCCctctaaatttgaaaattatcttTATCAATAGTACAAAATGAAAGGTAAAATATAGTTATATCTCACTAGAAGAAGAAACTAGTTCTTCCATATGAAACAAACTATGAAGAGCCGGTATAATTGCAACTTAACCTTTGCAATTTGTCATAGTGAATTTCATGTATTTGTTATAAAGGATAGAAATTATAAAGAGTAgaataataagaaaaaaaaaagagcaaataaATATTGGCATTTAACTTTGTGGGAAATGGGTTCAAATCATTGATTTTGATTCCCATAAGTTGTATTCTTCTATCAAAACTCTAGTTATAATTTTAACTTTTCTTGTATCAATAGCAATGTATTGTTGCTATTGTGTTAAATATAAACACACCATTATCATATTTCTCAATTTTTCTTGATTAATTTAGAAATTGGAGTAAGgatttgaaaatataaaatctaATACagcaagtaataaaaatttataaccACCAAGCCCTTGGGCTGGTGGCCACCACCAAGCCCTTAAGgcttggtggggtgggaggcaagggttcaaaccttgcctcccaccaatATGCCATTCTTGTGGCTTGCTTCAAATCCAGACGGGTGCGTCGTGCACCCGTTTGGTCCGGTGGTGGTTCTGTCCCCATCGGTCCCCATAGGCTCAGTTGAGCCTCCCCGTAgatagagtaggagtaggagtagggttgacaattgacaaaaaaaaaaaaaaagtaataaaaatttatataaagATAATGaatagaggtggcaaaatgggcgggatgggcgggatttgcttgggtttgagatggaaccgagtcatatgggtttgggcccaaccttacccatatgtgttttgggactaacttgggcgggatcattttgggatgggtttagattgatcccgcccaatacccaaatccattttctacatattttttttcctttaattcattttttatttttatataattttaatatttttgatttattaaatttcttttagttttattaaataaacatgcaagtgttttatactcaagattcccaccaaaaattggattaacaaataaaggaaaagatagatatacagccatattccaacatatatcaagatggccaaggtccttaggatgttgaatatttatccttatcattgtccaaggatgacaggtctaaactaactgaaatgctggaaattcttgtggataatgactaggaagactactagattatattcgctggtatgactataaaaattgttaaagataatttttgaatctaagattccgtttggattgacttttttttcaaaaaataagtttttcaaatacaatgttacagtaatatacaataactcaagaaacatcccatccatattaatatatcaaatatttcaaaaaaattttatagtaaaaatttttcatatacactgctacaataaaatatttcaaaaacacctaccaaaaacagctaatccaaacggagcccttgccatttgagcccaatgggtacccaagtatttcccatcctttcccattcattaatgggtatagttgggatgtgtcccaacttaaacccaat
This portion of the Coffea arabica cultivar ET-39 chromosome 2e, Coffea Arabica ET-39 HiFi, whole genome shotgun sequence genome encodes:
- the LOC113727927 gene encoding proteasome subunit beta type-1 — encoded protein: MPIQQANWSPYDNNGGTCVAIAGADYCVIAADTRMSTGYNILTRDYSKIIQLADKSVMASSGFQADVRALQKVLEARHLVYQHQHNKQMSCPAMAQLLSNTLYYKRFFPYYSFNVLGGLDSEGKGCVFTYDAVGSYERVGYSSQGSGSTLIMPFLDNQLKSPSPLLLPAKDAVTPLSESEAADLVKTCFASATERDIYTGDKLEILVLNAEGIRREYMELRKD